A stretch of Tigriopus californicus strain San Diego chromosome 11, Tcal_SD_v2.1, whole genome shotgun sequence DNA encodes these proteins:
- the LOC131890566 gene encoding transforming growth factor-beta-induced protein ig-h3-like, with the protein MLLRISVVLLLVTQGWAQRGSKGLFEDVESIWSHISKGVDQFQASATRDIGKLKPWAQKVEEEMKPALSQVEDQLGSAFDQMAEHLDFAADRVDEPAMIESAPNADTPMKQHPLHQIFGGLNRGPLNPFRIFGISSRKWWDGPNVCVERQIIEEESEAEEKNEDEMDDTTISRPGVAIHMDMTLTTCRDGDNFHECTTKVSTNGNKKTVVVKHECCSGFRRKGNEFGCNQELTDNLAETITELKGDEFLQLLKATNLASMLSENMTVFVPTDDAVEDFRHDLEKMNALDHEEISYEINDANDEKPAEISEGLLYRKKRNSEITIVESPSMTSILKNHFIDGWVDTSDMHDNGKAQTRNGAENANLKFTVYNTYPEKTVMANCAKIVGQNNFATNGVVHLVDKVILPASKSVGEILQADSQFRSFSSALKSANLMEKLGQNDQRVTVFAPVDSAFTKMPEAMKQKVKAGNGCSQDILNAHILSNFVCSGAIETKAKAVNDLNQYVNLERNEEDELMIDGIKVILKDIVGSNGVIHVIEDVIIPESARDLIETLEANHAPTFAELFKLSGLEGSGEFDNATIFAPKESALVSLPKSYLNDLKADPKKLREFLMYHVVKPKTCKCDFENNKILPTAIEGKNLRLNVHQSSPFGLIDIPRKVATVQCARLTRLDDEICGGLIHTVEKVLLPPEGNLIQVLKNNNQFKTFNELLSFSEVESELSGEGPLTILAPTDSAFTHLSEEMREELFGDKELAAKVVKQHIIRDSVCCTSIPRVMPFFDTSGRRAASGDVVSLRKSAGGHIYANRAEIITCDMMAENGVIHAVDRLIDLDTAAEDVEQIVSQTRTRPFNIFELF; encoded by the coding sequence ATGCTTTTGAGAATATCTGTCGTTCTCCTGCTGGTCACCCAAGGATGGGCCCAACGAGGCTCCAAAGGGCTCTTCGAAGATGTCGAAAGCATTTGGTCGCACATCAGCAAGGGAGTTGACCAATTCCAGGCGTCCGCTACTCGAGATATCGGCAAATTGAAGCCTTGGGCCCAAAAGGTTGAAGAAGAGATGAAACCAGCCTTGTCTCAAGTGGAGGACCAACTTGGCAGTGCCTTTGATCAAATGGCCGaacatcttgattttgccgCAGATCGTGTGGACGAACCCGCCATGATAGAGTCCGCGCCTAACGCTGACACTCCCATGAAACAACATCCTTTGCATCAGATATTTGGTGGCCTTAACCGTGGTCCCTTGAACCCTTTCCGAATTTTTGGAATCTCGAGTCGAAAATGGTGGGATGGTCCTAACGTTTGTGTGGAGAGGCAAATCATTGAAGAAGAATCCGAAGCTGAAGAGAAAAACGAGGATGAAATGGATGACACCACTATTTCTCGTCCTGGAGTTGCCATTCACATGGACATGACCCTGACCACTTGCCGTGATGGCGACAACTTCCATGAGTGCACCACCAAAGTGAGCACCAATGGGAACAAGAAGACTGTGGTCGTGAAGCATGAATGCTGTTCCGGCTTCAGACGTAAGGGTAATGAATTTGGATGCAATCAAGAATTGACGGATAACTTAGCCGAAACTATTACGGAGTTGAAAGGCGACGAATTTCTCCAATTGTTGAAAGCCACCAATTTGGCTTCCATGCTGAGCGAAAACATGACCGTGTTCGTGCCCACTGACGATGCAGTGGAGGATTTCCGTCATGATCTGGAGAAGATGAACGCCTTGGACCATGAAGAAATCTCGTATGAGATTAACGATGCCAACGATGAGAAACCCGCTGAAATCTCAGAGGGTCTCCTTTACCGAAAGAAACGCAATAGTGAAATCACCATCGTTGAATCACCCAGCATGACGAGCATTTTGAAGAATCATTTCATCGACGGTTGGGTGGACACCTCAGACATGCATGACAATGGCAAAGCCCAGACCAGAAATGGAGCGGAAAATGCCAACCTCAAATTTACCGTTTACAACACTTACCCCGAGAAAACTGTCATGGCCAATTGCGCCAAGATTGTGGGTCAGAATAACTTTGCCACCAATGGCGTGGTCCACTTGGTGGATAAGGTCATCTTACCTGCCTCCAAGTCCGTGGGTGAGATCCTTCAGGCCGACTCCCAATTCCGAAGCTTCAGCTCTGCTTTGAAAAGCGCCAATCTGATGGAGAAGCTGGGCCAAAATGACCAACGCGTGACCGTTTTCGCCCCCGTCGATTCCGCCTTCACCAAAATGCCGGAGGCCATGAAGCAAAAGGTGAAGGCCGGCAATGGATGCAGTCAGGATATTCTGAATGCTCATATCTTGTCCAATTTCGTTTGCTCCGGGGCCATCGAGACCAAAGCCAAGGCAGTCAATGACTTGAACCAATATGTGAACTTGGAGAGGAACGAAGAAGACGAGCTCATGATTGACGGCATCAAGGTCATCTTGAAGGACATTGTTGGCTCGAACGGCGTTATTCATGTCATCGAGGACGTCATCATTCCCGAGTCTGCTCGAGATCTCATCGAGACCTTGGAAGCGAATCACGCACCCACGTTTGCTGAACTATTCAAATTGTCTGGTCTGGAGGGCTCGGGCGAGTTCGATAACGCCACCATATTTGCGCCCAAAGAGTCTGCTCTAGTGTCGTTGCCCAAATCCTATTTGAACGATCTGAAAGCCGACCCCAAGAAACTTCGGGAGTTCCTGATGTACCACGTGGTCAAGCCCAAGACTTGCAAATGCGACTTTGAAAACAACAAGATCCTGCCTACCGCCATTGAGGGAAAGAACCTCCGTCTGAATGTGCATCAATCCTCGCCTTTCGGCCTCATCGACATCCCACGCAAAGTGGCCACTGTACAGTGCGCCCGATTGACTCGCTTGGATGATGAGATCTGTGGAGGTCTCATTCACACCGTGGAGAAGGTTCTATTGCCTCCCGAAGGGAATCTAATTCAAGTCCTGAAGAACAACAATCAATTCAAGACCTTCAATGAGCTCTTGAGCTTTTCCGAGGTGGAAAGCGAGCTTTCTGGCGAGGGTCCTCTTACCATTTTGGCCCCTACGGACTCAGCTTTCACTCACCTCAGCGAGGAGATGCGAGAAGAGCTTTTCGGGGACAAGGAGCTGGCGGCGAAAGTGGTGAAGCAGCATATCATTCGAGACTCGGTCTGTTGCACAAGCATCCCTCGGGtgatgccattttttgacACGTCTGGCCGTAGAGCCGCTTCTGGCGATGTGGTCTCGTTGAGAAAGTCTGCTGGCGGCCATATTTATGCCAACCGAGCTGAGATCATCACTTGCGACATGATGGCAGAGAACGGAGTCATTCATGCCGTGGATCGTCTGATTGATTTGGACACCGCCGCCGAGGATGTGGAGCAAATTGTTTCCCAGACCAGAACCAGACCCTTCAACATCTTCGAGTTGTTCTAA
- the LOC131890574 gene encoding opioid-binding protein/cell adhesion molecule-like isoform X2, with translation MKLLWRSRSRRMETSRPEAQWQKIHVEQSADGRGLDLVFRSIEIGDSGTYTCSAELDGEKISQQFHLNVVDPISFSEEIVQQSVEEGTASFTLRCDVSGTPQPKVTWNVRGQIVHGGTGKYEATTEGLVIRNVTKDDQGTYKCKAIQMSEGITDFKDLLITLKVEHGPELPPQQRGQFYGYISGMANLTCLAKAEPPAKFQWLNKNGIELEPKGSSTIILNSEHKSVLRVLVTHDDDFGDYTCIAKNKMGNLRKVVTLSEGAKPGVPTINIHRIGHDFVELSVLENRAELFLDIVGFQIEVQEKGKTEEWSNATIIDFPKNASNKYMVSELQPKSVYMIRSRAKNLAGFSDPSNMIVLQTKSPHMVGELTGNASAVMSILAMPWTTYFSVAVMVPIWGSGRLTIGS, from the exons ATGAAACTCCTTTGGCGGTCGCGGTCGAGGCGAATGGAAACATCTAGGCCAGAAGCCCAATGGCAAAA GATCCACGTGGAACAAAGTGCTGACGGGCGAGGCCTTGATCTGGTATTTCGAAGCATCGAGATTGGTGACAGTGGCACTTATACGTGCTCAGCAGAATTGGATGGAGAGAAAATCTCGCAGCAGTTCCATTTGAACGTAGTGG ATCCAATCTCGTTCTCCGAGGAGATTGTACAGCAATCCGTCGAGGAAGGCACAGCCTCGTTTACACTTCGATGCGATGTTTCTGGAACCCCACAACCCAAGGTCACTTGGAACGTTCGGGGACAGATTGTTCACGGTGGGACTGGCAAATACGAAGCCACTACAGAAGGCCTTGTCATCCGGAACGTGACCAAAGACGACCAAGGCACCTACAAATGCAAGGCCATCCAGATGTCGGAGGGAATCACGGACTTCAAGGATTTACTCATCACGCTCAAAGTGGAAC ACGGTCCTGAGCTTCCTCCTCAACAGCGAGGCCAATTTTATGGTTACATCTCTGGAATGGCCAATTTAACCTGCTTGGCCAAAGCTGAGCCTCCAGCCAAATTTCAGTGGCTGAACAAAAATGGCATCGAACTCGAGCCCAAGGGTTCATCGACGATCATTCTCAATTCGGAACACAAGAGTGTGCTCAGA GTGCTAGTGACCCATGACGACGACTTTGGAGACTACACTTGCATCGCCAAGAATAAGATGGGAAATCTGAGGAAAGTTGTCACCCTTTCCGAAGGAGCGAAACCGGGAGTTCCTACCATCAATATTCATAGGATAGGACACGACTTTGTCGAGTTGAGTGTTTTG GAAAATCGTGCCGAGCTATTCCTGGACATTgttggatttcaaattgaggtcCAAGAGAAGGGCAAGACGGAGGAATGGAGCAACGCTACCATCATCGATTTCCCCAAAA ATGCTTCCAACAAGTACATGGTGTCCGAGCTGCAACCCAAGAGCGTGTACATGATCCGGTCACGAGCCAAGAATCTGGCGGGCTTCAGTGACCCCTCAAATATGATTGTTCTCCAAACAAAGTCTCCTCACATGGTGGGCGAGCTCACCGGAAACGCAAGTGCTGTGATGTCAATTTTGGCCATGCCATGGACTACTTACTTCTCTGTGGCAGTGATGGTGCCCATCTGGGGATCTGGAAGGCTAACCATTGGGAGCTAA
- the LOC131890574 gene encoding neural cell adhesion molecule 2-like isoform X1, whose amino-acid sequence MQKIVRSYFVGLLLALSTGPCLGGHLQLNPNIPEVTRLAGQDTSFFISCLPQSSHVGPVGDSRVRAKELAWQRLPDVPKGHEDWVVIGSQTHARIHVEQSADGRGLDLVFRSIEIGDSGTYTCSAELDGEKISQQFHLNVVDPISFSEEIVQQSVEEGTASFTLRCDVSGTPQPKVTWNVRGQIVHGGTGKYEATTEGLVIRNVTKDDQGTYKCKAIQMSEGITDFKDLLITLKVEHGPELPPQQRGQFYGYISGMANLTCLAKAEPPAKFQWLNKNGIELEPKGSSTIILNSEHKSVLRVLVTHDDDFGDYTCIAKNKMGNLRKVVTLSEGAKPGVPTINIHRIGHDFVELSVLENRAELFLDIVGFQIEVQEKGKTEEWSNATIIDFPKNASNKYMVSELQPKSVYMIRSRAKNLAGFSDPSNMIVLQTKSPHMVGELTGNASAVMSILAMPWTTYFSVAVMVPIWGSGRLTIGS is encoded by the exons GCCCTTGCCTCGGCGGACACCTTCAACTTAACCCCAATATACCGGAGGTGACTCGCTTGGCAGGCCAGGACACCTCGTTCTTCATCTCTTGTCTACCTCAGTCGTCCCATGTGGGCCCTGTCGGTGATTCACGGGTTAGAGCCAAGGAACTGGCCTGGCAGCGCTTGCCAGATGTTCCCAAGGGACACGAGGACTGGGTCGTCATTGGGAGCCAGACTCACGCTCG GATCCACGTGGAACAAAGTGCTGACGGGCGAGGCCTTGATCTGGTATTTCGAAGCATCGAGATTGGTGACAGTGGCACTTATACGTGCTCAGCAGAATTGGATGGAGAGAAAATCTCGCAGCAGTTCCATTTGAACGTAGTGG ATCCAATCTCGTTCTCCGAGGAGATTGTACAGCAATCCGTCGAGGAAGGCACAGCCTCGTTTACACTTCGATGCGATGTTTCTGGAACCCCACAACCCAAGGTCACTTGGAACGTTCGGGGACAGATTGTTCACGGTGGGACTGGCAAATACGAAGCCACTACAGAAGGCCTTGTCATCCGGAACGTGACCAAAGACGACCAAGGCACCTACAAATGCAAGGCCATCCAGATGTCGGAGGGAATCACGGACTTCAAGGATTTACTCATCACGCTCAAAGTGGAAC ACGGTCCTGAGCTTCCTCCTCAACAGCGAGGCCAATTTTATGGTTACATCTCTGGAATGGCCAATTTAACCTGCTTGGCCAAAGCTGAGCCTCCAGCCAAATTTCAGTGGCTGAACAAAAATGGCATCGAACTCGAGCCCAAGGGTTCATCGACGATCATTCTCAATTCGGAACACAAGAGTGTGCTCAGA GTGCTAGTGACCCATGACGACGACTTTGGAGACTACACTTGCATCGCCAAGAATAAGATGGGAAATCTGAGGAAAGTTGTCACCCTTTCCGAAGGAGCGAAACCGGGAGTTCCTACCATCAATATTCATAGGATAGGACACGACTTTGTCGAGTTGAGTGTTTTG GAAAATCGTGCCGAGCTATTCCTGGACATTgttggatttcaaattgaggtcCAAGAGAAGGGCAAGACGGAGGAATGGAGCAACGCTACCATCATCGATTTCCCCAAAA ATGCTTCCAACAAGTACATGGTGTCCGAGCTGCAACCCAAGAGCGTGTACATGATCCGGTCACGAGCCAAGAATCTGGCGGGCTTCAGTGACCCCTCAAATATGATTGTTCTCCAAACAAAGTCTCCTCACATGGTGGGCGAGCTCACCGGAAACGCAAGTGCTGTGATGTCAATTTTGGCCATGCCATGGACTACTTACTTCTCTGTGGCAGTGATGGTGCCCATCTGGGGATCTGGAAGGCTAACCATTGGGAGCTAA
- the LOC131890573 gene encoding high-affinity choline transporter 1-like, whose product MDLIGMGLVLVLYGIIFLGGLAAFRKLRSVPGVTDGSNLILANRGIGIGMGISSLVATEVGGAFINGSAEAVYRNGLLWCIAPIGYSLSMVINACFFVRKIRENPRAHLTLIDCLQEAYGELTGALVYLPSCLGDICWTAAVLSALGGSLEVLLGVDKRVTIVVSAVFATAYTLLGGMYAVVYTDAIQLVLIFFGLLAALPFALFCEHVSVFDTSLVTWTGTIQVAQVPHYLDTWMLVLLGGIPWQPYYQRALSMKTTQQAVVMSMMASVLSLTCLIPPVVLGITAKTWSMGTASNQTLVPDDQSDLVLPLIIYQCTPRMVTYVVMGSLSAAVMSSVDSSILAGASYISHNIVRPLTSTKNEKHTATAFRLSVILLAVMSTVLAIHTDTVYGLWVLAGDWGFVLVFPLFLGAVHFPQHVNKFGAIGAALTGLSLRLMPGEPLFGFPGIVSVPTLDDGSPQWPIKTATMVVTLLALITISRMKMNP is encoded by the exons ATGGACTTGATTGGCATGGGTCTGGTTCTAGTTCTCTATGGGATCATCTTTTTGGGAGGCTTGGCGGCCTTCCGAAAACTTCGCTCGGTACCGGGAGTGACGGATGGCTCCAATTTGATACTGGCCAACCGTGGTATTGGCATTGGTATGGGGATTTCCAGTCTGGTGGCCACGGAAGTGGGTGGAGCCTTTATTAATGGCAGCGCGGAGGCGGTGTATCGGAATGGGTTACTTTGGTGCATTGCGCCCATTGGATACAGCTTGAGCATGGTGATCAATGCCTGCTTTTTCGTGCGAAAGATCCGCGAAAACCCTAGGGCACATTTGACTTTGATTGATTGCCTTCAAGAGGCCTATGGGGAATTGACGGGGGCCCTCGTGTACTTGCCCTCGTGCTTGGGAGATATTTGCTGGACAGCGGCCGTCTTATCGGCTTTGGGAGGCTCATTAGAGGTCTTGTTGGGCGTGGACAAACGCGTGACCATCGTTGTGAGTGCTGTCTTTGCCACGGCTTACACCCTTTTGGGTGGCATGTACGCTGTGGTCTACACGGATGCTATTCAAttggtcttgatttttttcgggCTGCTCGCCGCCCTGCCCTTTGCTCTGTTTTGTGAGCATGTCTCGGTCTTCGACACGTCCTTGGTCACGTGGACGGGGACCATCCAGGTGGCACAAGTGCCACATTACTTGGACACGTGGATGTTGGTACTCTTGGGGGGGATCCCGTGGCAGCCCTATTACCAAAGAGCCCTTTCCATGAAGACCACCCAACAAGCGGTTGTGATGTCGATGATGGCCAGTGTGCTCTCGTTGACCTGCCTGATCCCGCCGGTGGTTCTGGGGATAACGGCCAAGACTTGGTCCATGGGCACGGCATCGAATCAAACTTTGGTTCCTGACGACCAATCGGACCTCGTTTTGCCTCTCATAATCTACCAATGTACCCCCCGCATGGTGACCTACGTGGTCATGGGCAGTTTAAG CGCGGCTGTGATGTCAAGTGTGGATTCATCCATCTTGGCGGGTGCATCTTACATCTCCCACAACATTGTGCGACCCCTAACTTCTACTAAGAACGAAAAGCATACAGCCACGGCTTTCCGATTGAGCGTGATTCTTCTAGCGGTGATGTCCACCGTACTAGCCATTCACACGGACACGGTCTACGGCCTTTGGGTCTTGGCCGGTGATTGGGGGTTTGTGTTGGTGTTCCCATTGTTTCTCGGAGCCGTCCATTTCCCCCAGCATGTGAATAAATTCGGGGCCATCGGGGCCGCTTTGACGGGCCTCTCATTGCGCTTGATGCCGGGCGAGCCTTTGTTTGGATTCCCGGGAATCGTATCCGTGCCTACTTTGGATGACGGCTCACCTCAGTGGCCCATCAAGACGGCTACCATGGTGGTGACCCTGCTGGCTTTGATAACAATATCGCggatgaaaatgaatccaTAG
- the LOC131890578 gene encoding protein cornichon-like — protein sequence MAFTFAAFSYIVALIVDAFLIFFAIFHIIAFDELKTDYKNPIDQCSSLNPLVLPEYILHVFFNLLFLVGGEFFSLCLNIPLIAYHVHRYMHRPVMSSPGLYDPTSIMNADTLNKCQREGWIKLAFYLLSFFYYLYGMIYSLIST from the exons ATGGCCTTCACGTTCGCCGCATTCTCGTACATTGTGGCGCTCATCGTCGACGCTTTCCTTATCTTCTTCGCCATATTTCAC ATCATCGCGTTTGATGAGCTCAAGACGGATTACAAGAACCCGATCGATCAATGCAGTTCCTTGAACCCGCTGGTGTTGCCGGAGTACATCCTCCACGTCTTCTTCAACCTCTTGTTCTTGGTCGGGGGTGAGTTCTTCTCCCTCTGCCTCAACATCCCGCTCATCGCCTACCACGTCCACAG GTACATGCATCGCCCGGTCATGAGTTCGCCCGGGTTGTATGACCCCACGAGCATCATGAATGCCGACACGTTGAACAAATGCCAGCGAGAGGGCTGGATCAAGTTGGCGTTCTACTTGCTCTCGTTCTTCTATTATCTTTACGG CATGATCTACTCGCTGATCTCCACCTAG